One Leopardus geoffroyi isolate Oge1 chromosome C1, O.geoffroyi_Oge1_pat1.0, whole genome shotgun sequence DNA segment encodes these proteins:
- the LOC123599092 gene encoding uncharacterized protein LOC123599092 — protein MREAAADTAGAVRGFFFPILIDCAGNTKGGASSPKGGKRVTARPEVPPLFSALIRRHSLGRQCSLARMPVSRSVSRRASCLPPGGKRETISGRGGVGSRERLRLDCYPAVPALLAGCRCQAPDAGLFHLAGAWSRPSQAVESWAGEEIRPRRPRFHSTLPPSRQQPPPVLPRASRSRSRRFALPEGRRRSAPGLPLRPLQLLSKPDPPHEPGGRELVLGETPPPRLEEDFLSHTFSS, from the coding sequence ATGCGGGAAGCGGCGGCGGACACGGCCGGAGCGGTccggggatttttttttcctattttgattGACTGTGCGGGAAACACAAAAGGTGGAGCCTCCAGCCCAAAAGGGGGGAAGAGGGTGACAGCCCGCCCGGAAGTCCCGCCTCTCTTCTCCGCGCTCATTCGCCGCCACTCTCTTGGTCGGCAGTGCTCATTGGCCCGGATGCCCGTCAGTCGCTCGGTCAGCCGGCGCGCTTCCTGTTTGCCCCcgggtggaaagagagagacaataagCGGCCGTGGCGGCGTAGGTTCCCGAGAGCGGCTACGGCTCGACTGTTACCCCGCTGTGCCCGCCTTGCTCGCCGGCTGCCGCTGCCAGGCCCCAGACGCAGGCCTCTTTCACCTCGCAGGTGCTTGGAGCAGGCCCAGCCAAGCTGTAGAGAGCTGGGCCGGGGAGGAAATCCGTCCCCGGCGGCCCCGGTTCCACTCGACGCTTCCTCCATCCCGACAGCAGCCTCCGCCGGTTCTCCCCAGGGCCTCACGCTCTCGGAGCCGCCGCTTTGCGCTGCCAGAAGGCCGCCGCCGCTCAGCCCCGGGGCTGCCGCTACGGCCGCTGCAGCTACTGAGCAAACCAGACCCGCCCCACGAGCCCGGGGGGAGGGAGTTGGTATTGGGGGAGACACCCCCTCCGAGGCTGGAggaggattttctctctcacacattcAGCTCTTAG